In Gossypium hirsutum isolate 1008001.06 chromosome D06, Gossypium_hirsutum_v2.1, whole genome shotgun sequence, one genomic interval encodes:
- the LOC121218722 gene encoding uncharacterized protein, translating to MATFRRSKGGRRSKAIEGCKKHPKHKQSPGVCSLCLQQKLSQLSFEYSIPRCRIPITVDSSICSSSSTSSSSSSLSSYYSSASTSASSSPTHNYHLVREGKGNSFPLLLFSGMKRNCGFFSKLLHHHSNTTTMVH from the coding sequence ATGGCAACCTTTAGAAGATCAAAGGGTGGAAGACGATCCAAGGCTATTGAAGGATGCAAAAAACACCCAAAACACAAGCAATCACCAGGCGTTTGTTCACTGTGTTTACAACAAAAACTCTCTCAGCTATCGTTTGAATATTCCATCCCACGATGTCGTATCCCCATTACAGTTGACTCTTCCATTTGTTCTTCATCGTCAAcatcatcttcatcttcttcattgtCATCTTATTATTCTTCAGCTTCAACTTCTGCTTCTTCTTCTCCTACACATAACTACCATTTGGTTAGAGAAGGAAAGGGTAATTCGTTTCCCTTGTTACTGTTTAGTGGCATGAAAAGGAATTGTGGGTTCTTCTCAAAGTTGCTTCATCATCACAGCAACACTACCACCATGGTTCATTAA